A region of Spiroplasma endosymbiont of Crioceris asparagi DNA encodes the following proteins:
- the mutM gene encoding DNA-formamidopyrimidine glycosylase, which translates to MPELPEVESVRAVLENQVKNKTIDRIKVIYNKLLKDTTEIELNNKLKDKKIINVNRKAKYLIFEFEKYVLISHLRMEGKWYFYNDLNININKHAEFIFYFNDKTMLVYFDTRKFGTLNFLEKDNYFQKLPLNKLGPDANKIENNFTPFYKKISKSSKNIKTILLDQTIIAGLGNIYVNEVLFAAKILPFREGKSISEEEMKTILNESQMILNKAIKYGGTTISTFHSQENSKGGYQQFLKVHLRVNKPCFTCGTLIKKIAVNGRGTYYCELCQK; encoded by the coding sequence ATGCCTGAATTGCCTGAAGTTGAAAGTGTCCGTGCAGTACTTGAAAATCAAGTTAAAAACAAAACAATAGATAGAATTAAAGTTATTTATAACAAGTTGCTAAAAGACACAACTGAAATTGAATTAAATAATAAATTAAAAGACAAAAAAATTATTAATGTAAATCGAAAAGCTAAATACTTAATTTTTGAATTTGAAAAATATGTATTAATAAGTCATTTGAGAATGGAAGGTAAATGATATTTTTACAATGATTTAAATATTAATATAAACAAGCATGCAGAATTTATATTTTATTTTAACGATAAAACAATGCTAGTTTATTTTGATACTCGTAAATTTGGAACACTAAATTTTCTAGAAAAAGATAATTATTTTCAAAAACTTCCTTTAAATAAGTTGGGACCAGATGCAAATAAAATTGAAAACAATTTTACACCATTTTATAAAAAAATATCAAAATCAAGTAAAAATATTAAAACTATTTTATTAGATCAAACCATAATTGCCGGGTTGGGAAATATATATGTTAATGAAGTTTTGTTCGCTGCAAAAATATTGCCTTTTAGGGAAGGTAAATCAATTTCTGAAGAAGAAATGAAGACAATACTAAATGAGTCCCAAATGATACTTAATAAGGCCATAAAATATGGCGGGACTACAATTTCGACATTCCATTCACAAGAAAATTCTAAAGGTGGATATCAACAATTTTTAAAAGTTCACTTAAGGGTGAACAAACCATGTTTTACATGCGGAACACTAATAAAAAAAATTGCTGTAAATGGTCGAGGGACCTACTATTGTGAATTGTGTCAAAAATAA
- a CDS encoding DnaD domain protein produces the protein MNSFEYKISAKNRIEYVDEKVLLYLYQPIVGSSAITLYKIMIHEMDLIKMFKSNVYLKLDRLIKLLSFKDNEEFFENVKKLEAMNLIETKRNFKTNKIIFNLLSPVDECEFFDNQLYSSYLCKKMGNDNFEINQFIFRNDNLTEPDDFLNTTENFADIFSDALIGDVIAEQKNIKPSKFNKIFNKQYEDLLILATKYNLENVINEGVVKKVIKSAMDVYTLDNDDYIKIIQELQLNQNNKFDKNKFNDLCVQYQNNYKIESDNKSYSEIKRTKLAKKMVELSTEDSENYAKLLLKMHSLSEDITNMIANLRNNFLLDDSLINAIMEFSYYKNDGKVVPNYLYKIATTINDKNITTLEDVMTHLKGAYNGKKRQTKVFANIEPLEYDKTNVNYKSNPILSDEELLNWDGE, from the coding sequence ATGAATTCATTTGAATATAAAATTTCTGCAAAAAATAGAATTGAATATGTTGATGAAAAAGTTCTTCTTTACCTTTATCAACCAATTGTTGGTTCATCTGCAATAACGCTATATAAAATTATGATTCACGAAATGGATCTAATAAAAATGTTTAAATCAAATGTGTATTTAAAGTTGGACAGATTAATTAAATTATTGTCATTTAAAGACAATGAAGAGTTTTTCGAAAATGTTAAAAAACTTGAAGCTATGAATCTTATAGAAACAAAAAGAAATTTTAAAACTAATAAAATAATTTTTAATTTATTATCACCAGTTGATGAGTGTGAATTTTTTGATAATCAACTTTATAGTTCTTATTTGTGCAAGAAAATGGGTAATGATAATTTTGAAATTAATCAATTCATTTTTAGAAATGATAACCTTACAGAGCCAGATGATTTTTTAAATACTACAGAAAACTTTGCTGACATATTTTCTGATGCTTTAATTGGTGATGTAATTGCAGAACAAAAAAATATTAAGCCATCAAAATTTAACAAAATATTTAATAAACAATATGAAGATTTACTTATCCTTGCAACTAAATATAATTTAGAAAATGTTATTAATGAAGGTGTTGTTAAAAAAGTTATTAAATCAGCGATGGATGTTTATACTCTAGACAATGATGATTACATAAAAATTATTCAAGAATTACAACTAAATCAAAATAATAAATTTGATAAAAATAAATTTAATGATTTATGTGTTCAATATCAAAACAATTATAAAATTGAAAGTGATAACAAATCTTATTCAGAAATAAAAAGAACTAAATTAGCTAAAAAAATGGTTGAGTTAAGTACAGAAGATTCAGAAAATTATGCAAAACTATTATTAAAAATGCATTCTTTATCAGAAGATATTACAAACATGATTGCTAATTTACGAAACAATTTTTTATTAGATGATTCATTAATTAATGCAATTATGGAATTCTCATATTATAAAAATGATGGAAAAGTTGTTCCTAACTATCTTTACAAAATAGCAACAACAATTAATGATAAAAATATTACAACTCTTGAAGATGTAATGACACATTTAAAAGGTGCTTACAATGGCAAAAAACGTCAAACTAAAGTATTTGCAAATATAGAACCGCTAGAATATGATAAAACTAATGTTAACTATAAATCTAATCCAATATTAAGTGATGAAGAGTTGTTAAACTGGGATGGTGAATAG
- a CDS encoding ATP-binding protein, which yields MVDLNDIKKNIAVQDCIKKFNITDEKLSSIPVMRVLTRFIKTFTYCDKEEPLVNCKQIIPGIQEWLTFENGNFYIVSKKCKHWEFENPYHLIEKYVLYSEFNLITKEIDIAHYIKKLNQEKNIDEQRKHFLKTFIETKDKKGIYLWGSIGAGKTYLLKLCAVYYLKKEKTVTFISIGGLAKSIKDSFASDENKSNLNKCYKADILFLDDLGCEQETDWFKDEILLPLLSFRYENKLLTYFSSNYSIEQLNSKWSAKRKNDLVPVNRLIDRIKALGKESEIKGNSRRY from the coding sequence GTGGTGGATTTAAATGACATTAAAAAAAATATTGCAGTTCAAGATTGCATCAAAAAATTTAACATAACTGATGAAAAACTTTCTTCAATTCCCGTTATGCGCGTTTTAACAAGATTTATTAAAACATTTACATATTGTGATAAAGAAGAACCGTTGGTAAACTGCAAGCAAATAATTCCTGGAATTCAAGAATGATTAACATTTGAAAACGGCAACTTTTATATTGTTTCAAAAAAATGTAAGCATTGAGAATTTGAAAACCCTTATCATTTAATTGAAAAATATGTTTTATATAGTGAATTCAATTTAATAACTAAAGAAATTGATATTGCCCACTATATTAAAAAATTAAACCAAGAAAAAAATATTGATGAACAAAGAAAACATTTTTTAAAAACCTTTATTGAAACAAAAGATAAAAAAGGAATATATTTGTGAGGTTCTATAGGGGCTGGAAAAACCTATTTGTTAAAACTATGTGCAGTTTATTATTTAAAAAAAGAAAAAACAGTTACTTTTATTTCAATTGGCGGACTTGCAAAAAGTATTAAAGATTCATTTGCTTCAGATGAAAATAAATCAAACTTAAATAAATGTTATAAAGCTGATATTTTGTTTTTAGATGACTTAGGTTGTGAACAAGAAACTGATTGATTTAAAGATGAAATATTATTACCATTATTAAGTTTTAGATATGAAAATAAATTGTTAACTTATTTTTCATCGAATTATTCAATTGAACAATTGAATAGTAAATGATCGGCAAAGAGAAAAAATGATTTAGTTCCAGTTAATCGATTAATTGATAGAATTAAAGCTTTGGGAAAAGAATCAGAAATAAAAGGAAATTCAAGGAGATACTAA
- a CDS encoding Sapep family Mn(2+)-dependent dipeptidase yields MKIDKKELMEKYLPEIKKEIKNLVAISSYKRGPKGSPVDKEVEQALDYALNLAKSFGFKTFKAKDARYGYADFGDKPELFGILCHLDVVPPGDLNEWNSSPFEVIEKDGKLIGRGVFDDKGPTIINLYAVKCLIDHGFEFDYTIRFIFGTSEETTWECMEAYVKNERLVDRGYVPDGNFPVVYAEKYIADMDIVSQEKADFELKGGEIYNVVCDLVSFVGPQLNKLQEFINNDKKNNLKTYIKDGKLFVKGKSSHGSLPQYGICASTYTCWALTQIGVKHQLVNFIANNFWGNNELKQFFGETQDETGTLTWCNGIINIDSQSSRFTLNFRIPCVKNTTDTIVEPMKKILTKEGFEFKLIKTENRIYQPIDGEIVTKIMDVYKEVTGDQNAKPIAIGGGTFAKSMPNLLAFGAEFDNTNSTMHTPNEFLPLSDLEKMFEIYVKSLIKLTKKD; encoded by the coding sequence ATGAAAATAGATAAAAAAGAATTAATGGAAAAATACTTACCCGAAATTAAAAAAGAAATTAAAAATTTAGTGGCAATTTCAAGTTATAAAAGAGGTCCTAAAGGATCACCAGTTGATAAGGAGGTTGAGCAAGCTTTAGATTATGCTTTGAATTTAGCTAAGTCATTTGGCTTTAAAACTTTTAAAGCAAAAGATGCAAGATATGGTTATGCAGATTTTGGTGATAAACCAGAACTGTTCGGAATCTTATGTCATTTAGATGTTGTTCCTCCAGGAGACTTAAATGAATGAAATTCATCGCCATTTGAAGTAATTGAAAAAGATGGCAAACTAATTGGTCGTGGTGTGTTTGATGACAAAGGGCCAACAATTATAAATTTATATGCAGTTAAATGTTTAATTGATCATGGTTTTGAATTTGACTACACAATTAGATTTATATTTGGAACAAGTGAAGAAACTACATGAGAATGTATGGAAGCATATGTTAAAAATGAGAGATTAGTAGATCGCGGATATGTACCTGATGGAAACTTTCCTGTAGTTTATGCTGAAAAATATATTGCCGACATGGATATTGTTTCTCAAGAAAAAGCAGACTTTGAATTAAAAGGTGGCGAAATTTACAATGTTGTTTGTGATCTAGTTAGTTTTGTAGGACCACAATTAAACAAATTACAAGAATTTATAAATAATGATAAAAAAAATAATTTAAAAACTTATATCAAAGATGGCAAGTTATTTGTTAAGGGAAAATCAAGTCATGGAAGCTTACCACAATATGGAATATGCGCTTCAACTTATACTTGTTGAGCATTAACACAAATTGGTGTTAAACACCAATTAGTTAATTTTATTGCAAATAACTTTTGAGGTAATAATGAGTTAAAACAATTCTTTGGAGAAACCCAAGATGAGACTGGAACATTAACATGATGTAATGGAATTATTAATATTGATTCACAATCATCTAGATTTACTTTAAATTTTAGAATTCCTTGTGTTAAAAATACAACAGATACAATTGTTGAACCTATGAAAAAAATTCTTACAAAAGAAGGATTTGAATTTAAATTAATTAAAACTGAAAATAGAATTTATCAACCAATTGATGGTGAAATAGTTACAAAAATTATGGATGTTTATAAAGAAGTAACTGGTGATCAAAATGCTAAACCAATTGCAATTGGTGGGGGAACATTTGCTAAATCTATGCCTAATTTATTGGCATTTGGTGCTGAATTTGATAATACAAATTCAACAATGCATACACCTAATGAATTTTTACCGCTAAGTGATTTGGAAAAAATGTTTGAAATATATGTTAAATCATTAATTAAATTAACCAAAAAAGACTAA
- a CDS encoding ABC transporter ATP-binding protein, with the protein MIEVKNITKKFTPTSGNFNISFNVKKGEIYGILGPNGSGKTTLIRQFLGFINSDAGEIIVNGIQIKKKGFEKVLRDIAYVPAETSTFDNLLAKQYLKIVAELNGNVKKRYVDQLIKYFELDVNTKISKMSRGMKQKTFIIAALMQESKILILDEPSSGLDPVMQKKFVNIVKKHNSLYGTTIILCSHIFEEVANLCNRAGFLKHGKLIKETFVTEGNNKEISNEFDKLFEDEVSHV; encoded by the coding sequence ATGATAGAGGTTAAAAATATTACTAAAAAATTCACGCCTACTTCAGGAAATTTTAATATTTCTTTTAATGTAAAAAAAGGCGAAATTTATGGAATTCTTGGACCAAATGGTTCTGGTAAGACTACATTAATAAGACAATTTTTAGGTTTTATAAATTCAGATGCTGGTGAAATAATTGTTAATGGTATTCAAATTAAGAAAAAGGGTTTTGAGAAAGTTTTGCGCGACATTGCCTATGTTCCTGCAGAAACTTCAACCTTTGATAACCTTTTGGCAAAACAATATCTAAAAATTGTTGCTGAATTAAATGGCAATGTTAAAAAAAGATATGTAGATCAATTGATAAAATATTTTGAATTAGATGTAAATACAAAAATTTCAAAAATGTCTCGTGGAATGAAACAAAAAACTTTTATAATTGCAGCTTTAATGCAAGAATCTAAAATTTTAATTTTGGATGAACCAAGTAGTGGTTTAGACCCTGTTATGCAAAAGAAATTTGTTAACATAGTTAAAAAACATAATTCCTTATATGGAACAACAATAATTTTATGCTCACATATTTTTGAAGAGGTTGCGAACTTATGTAATAGAGCAGGTTTTTTGAAGCATGGAAAATTAATTAAAGAAACTTTTGTTACTGAAGGAAATAATAAAGAAATTTCAAATGAATTTGACAAGTTATTCGAAGATGAGGTTTCCCATGTTTAG
- a CDS encoding ABC transporter ATP-binding protein: MIEIKNITKKFTSTSGNFDISISVKDGEIYGILGPNGAGKTTLIRQILGFMNSDSGEIVVNGTQIKSKGFQEVLNHIAYIPAETETFDELTARKYFKIIVDLNSNVKKEYMEQLIKYFELDINVKISKMSRGMKQKTLIIAALMQKTKILILDEPSSGLDPVMQKKFVNIVKKHNSLYGTTIVLCSHIFEEVANLCNRICFLKNGKNIKETLVTEGNNKAIEQEFDELFKDEIFDI, translated from the coding sequence ATGATAGAAATTAAAAATATTACCAAAAAATTTACATCAACTTCAGGAAACTTTGATATTTCCATATCTGTAAAAGATGGAGAAATATATGGAATTTTGGGTCCAAATGGTGCCGGTAAAACAACATTAATAAGACAAATTTTAGGATTCATGAATTCAGATTCGGGAGAAATTGTAGTTAATGGAACGCAAATTAAATCAAAAGGTTTTCAAGAAGTGTTGAATCATATTGCATATATACCAGCAGAAACAGAAACTTTTGATGAATTAACAGCAAGAAAATATTTTAAAATTATTGTTGATCTTAATTCAAATGTTAAAAAAGAGTATATGGAACAATTAATAAAATATTTTGAGTTAGATATAAATGTTAAAATTTCAAAAATGTCTCGAGGGATGAAACAAAAAACATTAATAATTGCGGCCTTAATGCAAAAAACAAAAATATTAATACTTGATGAGCCAAGTAGTGGTTTAGACCCTGTTATGCAAAAGAAATTTGTTAACATAGTTAAAAAACACAATTCTTTATATGGTACAACTATTGTTTTATGTTCTCATATTTTTGAAGAAGTTGCTAACCTATGCAATAGAATTTGTTTTTTAAAAAACGGCAAAAATATTAAAGAAACTTTAGTTACTGAAGGTAACAATAAAGCAATAGAGCAAGAATTTGATGAGTTGTTTAAAGATGAAATATTTGATATTTAA
- the gap gene encoding type I glyceraldehyde-3-phosphate dehydrogenase: protein MKKIAINGFGRIGRLAFRQLFQMKDIEIVAINDLTSPATLAYLLQYDSAHRGFLKGKVSATEDSIVVDGKKIKILAERNAADLPWGDLKIDLVVECTGFYADKEKASAHIKAGAKKCIISAPATGDLKTIVYGVNHKTLTKDDLVVSGASCTTNCLSPMAKVLNDEFGIVKGLMNTIHAVTNDQRLLDLPHSDLRRGRAAAWNIIPSKTGAAAAVGKVLPELNGKLDGLALRVPVITGSIVDLTVELEKNVTVEDVNKAVKNAVAKDKDLARALNYVEDQIVSSDIIGSTFGSEFDSTMTRVMTVDGKQLVKVFAWYDNENSFTSQFVRTISHMLSL from the coding sequence ATGAAAAAAATCGCTATAAATGGTTTTGGTAGAATTGGAAGATTAGCTTTCAGACAATTATTCCAAATGAAAGACATAGAAATCGTTGCTATTAATGACTTAACAAGTCCAGCAACATTAGCATACTTGCTACAATATGATTCAGCACACAGAGGATTCCTAAAAGGAAAAGTTTCTGCAACTGAAGACAGTATAGTAGTTGATGGTAAAAAAATTAAAATTTTAGCAGAAAGAAACGCTGCTGATTTACCATGAGGAGACTTAAAAATTGACTTAGTTGTAGAATGTACAGGATTCTATGCTGATAAAGAAAAAGCTTCAGCACACATTAAAGCAGGAGCTAAAAAATGTATAATTTCTGCACCAGCTACAGGAGATTTAAAAACTATTGTTTATGGTGTAAACCACAAAACTTTAACTAAAGATGACTTAGTTGTTTCAGGTGCATCATGTACAACAAACTGTTTATCACCAATGGCTAAAGTATTAAATGACGAATTTGGTATTGTTAAAGGTTTAATGAACACAATTCATGCTGTAACTAATGACCAAAGATTATTAGACTTACCACACAGTGATTTAAGAAGAGGGCGTGCAGCTGCATGAAATATTATTCCTTCAAAAACTGGAGCTGCAGCCGCAGTTGGTAAAGTATTACCTGAATTAAATGGTAAATTAGATGGATTAGCATTACGTGTTCCAGTTATTACAGGTTCAATCGTTGACTTAACTGTTGAATTAGAAAAAAATGTAACTGTTGAAGATGTTAATAAAGCTGTAAAAAATGCTGTTGCTAAAGATAAAGACTTAGCTAGAGCATTAAACTATGTTGAAGATCAAATTGTTTCATCTGATATTATTGGTTCTACATTTGGATCAGAATTCGATTCAACAATGACAAGAGTTATGACAGTTGATGGAAAACAATTAGTTAAAGTATTTGCATGATATGATAACGAAAATTCATTTACTTCACAATTTGTTAGAACAATTTCTCACATGTTAAGTTTATAA
- a CDS encoding phosphoglycerate kinase: MKKTLKDITFKNKVALVRVDFNVPIKDGKITDDNRIQAALPTIKFLMKKKAKIVLFSHLSRIKSEEDKKAKSLAPVVARLKELLKKDIKFIAQTRGEELESAIKTMQAKEIVVFENTRFEDVVNGEVVKNESKNNAELGKYWASLGDVFVNDAFGTAHRAHASNVGIASNIEESCVGFLVEKELTALAKGIDNPTKPFVAIIGGAKVSDKIGVIDNLLTKADKILIGGGMAYTFFKAQGHNIGKSLCEEDKVELAKSYLDKANGKIILPVDSANNTDFKDSPATFSGVDLPDDVMGLDIGPKSIELFKNELKGAKTVAWNGPMGVFEMENFKKGTVGVCEAIANLKGAFTLIGGGDSAAAAIQLGFAKKFTHISTGGGASLEYMEGKVLPGIEAIQEI; encoded by the coding sequence ATGAAAAAAACATTAAAAGATATTACTTTTAAAAATAAAGTTGCTTTAGTTAGAGTGGACTTCAATGTTCCAATTAAAGATGGAAAAATTACAGATGACAATAGAATTCAGGCAGCATTGCCTACTATAAAATTCTTAATGAAAAAGAAAGCAAAAATTGTGTTATTTTCTCATTTATCAAGAATTAAATCTGAAGAAGATAAAAAAGCAAAATCTTTAGCACCAGTTGTTGCAAGATTAAAAGAATTATTAAAAAAAGATATTAAATTCATCGCCCAAACAAGAGGTGAAGAATTGGAATCAGCGATTAAAACAATGCAAGCAAAAGAAATCGTTGTATTTGAAAATACTAGATTTGAAGATGTTGTAAATGGTGAAGTTGTAAAAAACGAATCAAAAAACAATGCTGAATTAGGAAAATACTGAGCTTCTTTAGGTGATGTATTTGTAAACGACGCTTTTGGGACTGCTCACAGAGCACATGCTTCAAACGTTGGAATTGCTTCAAATATTGAAGAAAGTTGTGTTGGATTCTTAGTTGAAAAAGAATTAACAGCCTTAGCTAAAGGGATTGATAATCCTACAAAACCATTTGTAGCAATTATTGGTGGAGCTAAAGTTTCAGATAAAATTGGTGTTATTGATAACCTGTTAACAAAAGCAGACAAAATTTTAATTGGTGGAGGAATGGCATATACATTCTTTAAAGCACAAGGACACAATATCGGTAAATCATTATGTGAAGAAGATAAAGTAGAATTGGCTAAATCATATTTAGATAAAGCAAATGGAAAAATTATTTTACCAGTTGACTCAGCAAACAATACTGATTTTAAAGATTCACCAGCAACATTCTCTGGTGTTGATCTACCAGATGATGTAATGGGATTAGACATTGGACCAAAATCTATTGAATTATTTAAAAATGAATTAAAAGGTGCAAAAACTGTTGCTTGAAATGGACCAATGGGTGTATTTGAAATGGAAAACTTTAAAAAAGGTACAGTTGGAGTTTGTGAAGCAATTGCAAACTTAAAAGGAGCCTTTACATTAATTGGCGGTGGAGATTCAGCAGCTGCCGCAATTCAATTAGGATTCGCTAAAAAATTCACTCATATATCTACAGGTGGTGGAGCATCACTTGAATATATGGAAGGTAAAGTTTTACCAGGAATTGAAGCAATTCAAGAAATTTAA
- a CDS encoding ribonuclease J yields the protein MEDKDLPIKKVGSFEKTILRQKIKNNNIATKVFALGGLEEVGKNTYCVEYDDEILIIDAGVKFPDETQLGISAIVPDYTYLVENKEKVVGLLITHGHEDHIGGIPYLLDRMPIPVIYAPELAAALIREKLKDAKPKYQTIVKEYVEDDVYKTKHFDIKFAAVNHSIPDAFGIYVNTPNGAIFSTGDYKFDWTPLGHRANLQRIAEFGELGVELLMADSTNAEVEGYTLGERKVISNIENHILKAKGRVVIASFASNVHRFQEIIKLANKYSKRIVVVGWSLEKIIKVIRELGHLDINEKLFIKQTDVDKYPKNQIMVICTGSQGEPMAALSRMARQEHKAISIIPSDTIIFSSSPIPGNRADVENVINKLTKLGATVIENSDTNKIHTSGHASQEEQKLLFSLLKPHFFMPMHGEYRMLKTHGETATKVNVPKDNVFVVANGDQILLQNQQASLGKRIPVEAVFIDGKDTTGKSATVMKERTILSKEGMILVVVSIDSKINKMCYPPRILSRGCFYVKDSFNIINDSIKIVGNAVNEVLNSEKTTFAGIKNAVRESLSPYIFKHKKRNPLIIPVILNKKTDTPIKK from the coding sequence ATGGAAGATAAAGATTTACCAATTAAGAAAGTTGGTAGTTTTGAAAAAACTATTTTAAGACAAAAAATAAAAAATAATAATATTGCTACTAAGGTTTTTGCCTTAGGTGGATTAGAAGAAGTTGGAAAAAATACATATTGTGTTGAATATGATGATGAAATATTGATAATTGATGCAGGTGTAAAATTTCCTGATGAGACTCAATTAGGAATTAGTGCAATTGTTCCCGATTATACTTACTTAGTTGAAAACAAAGAAAAAGTTGTAGGATTACTTATAACTCATGGTCATGAAGATCACATTGGTGGAATTCCTTATTTATTAGATAGAATGCCAATTCCTGTTATTTATGCACCTGAATTAGCAGCAGCATTAATAAGAGAAAAATTAAAAGACGCTAAGCCCAAATATCAAACAATTGTTAAAGAATATGTTGAAGATGATGTTTATAAAACTAAACATTTTGATATTAAGTTTGCAGCGGTTAACCACTCTATTCCTGATGCTTTCGGAATTTATGTAAACACACCTAATGGCGCAATCTTTTCAACTGGTGATTATAAATTTGATTGAACACCTCTAGGGCATAGAGCAAACCTACAAAGGATTGCAGAATTTGGTGAATTAGGAGTTGAATTATTAATGGCCGACTCAACTAATGCCGAAGTTGAAGGTTATACTCTTGGTGAAAGAAAAGTTATTTCTAATATTGAAAATCACATTCTAAAAGCTAAGGGTCGTGTTGTAATCGCTTCATTTGCATCTAATGTGCACCGTTTTCAAGAAATTATAAAACTTGCAAATAAATATTCTAAAAGAATTGTGGTTGTTGGATGATCACTTGAAAAAATTATTAAAGTAATTAGAGAATTGGGTCACTTGGATATTAATGAAAAATTATTTATAAAACAAACAGATGTTGATAAATATCCTAAAAATCAAATTATGGTTATTTGTACAGGTTCTCAAGGAGAACCAATGGCCGCCCTTTCAAGAATGGCTCGTCAAGAACATAAAGCAATTTCAATTATCCCTAGTGATACAATAATTTTTTCTTCATCACCTATTCCTGGAAATAGAGCTGATGTAGAAAATGTAATTAACAAATTAACTAAATTAGGAGCAACTGTAATTGAAAATAGTGATACTAATAAAATTCATACTTCTGGACACGCCAGTCAAGAAGAACAAAAATTATTATTTTCATTATTAAAACCACATTTCTTTATGCCAATGCATGGTGAATATAGAATGTTAAAAACTCATGGGGAAACTGCCACAAAAGTAAATGTTCCAAAAGATAATGTCTTTGTTGTTGCCAATGGTGATCAAATACTATTGCAAAATCAACAAGCATCTCTTGGAAAACGAATTCCTGTTGAAGCAGTATTTATTGATGGAAAAGATACAACCGGAAAATCTGCAACTGTTATGAAGGAAAGAACTATTCTTTCTAAAGAAGGAATGATTTTAGTTGTAGTTTCTATTGATTCAAAAATCAATAAAATGTGTTATCCACCAAGAATTTTATCTAGAGGATGTTTCTATGTAAAAGATAGTTTTAACATTATAAATGATTCAATTAAAATAGTTGGAAATGCAGTTAATGAAGTTTTAAATTCAGAAAAAACTACTTTTGCAGGAATTAAAAATGCAGTTCGTGAATCTTTATCACCATATATTTTTAAACACAAAAAAAGAAATCCTTTAATTATTCCAGTCATTTTAAATAAAAAAACTGATACACCTATTAAAAAATAA
- the def gene encoding peptide deformylase, with the protein MEFLSKEKPTNKWLTKDNNPEIIRATSPDVKYPMNKEDDLCMKKLIDFVNFSQDEKLNAPEGTPEHLRPAVGLAAPQIGINKNMFYIKICWEDEVNTIDEYAVVNCKITARSEQLTYLKGGEGCLSVDGDRRGVVPRNYKIEVEFYDYLKDKNYVMILRGYTAIVFQHEYDHIIGKLYYDHINKEDPEYFEEDWIEI; encoded by the coding sequence ATGGAGTTTTTATCTAAAGAAAAACCAACTAATAAGTGACTTACAAAAGATAACAATCCTGAAATAATTAGAGCTACAAGTCCTGATGTTAAATACCCAATGAATAAAGAAGATGATCTTTGTATGAAAAAGTTAATTGACTTTGTAAATTTTTCTCAAGATGAAAAATTAAATGCTCCCGAAGGTACTCCAGAACACTTAAGACCAGCTGTTGGATTAGCGGCCCCCCAAATTGGAATTAATAAAAACATGTTTTATATTAAAATTTGTTGAGAAGATGAAGTTAATACAATTGACGAATATGCTGTTGTCAATTGTAAAATTACAGCTAGAAGTGAACAACTAACTTATTTAAAAGGTGGTGAAGGTTGTTTAAGTGTTGATGGTGATAGACGTGGTGTTGTTCCACGAAACTACAAAATCGAAGTGGAATTCTATGACTATCTAAAAGATAAAAATTATGTCATGATTTTAAGGGGATATACAGCAATTGTGTTTCAACATGAATATGATCATATAATTGGTAAACTATATTATGACCATATCAACAAAGAAGATCCTGAATATTTTGAAGAAGATTGAATAGAAATTTAA